From the Terriglobia bacterium genome, the window CCGGATTGGATGACGCCGAGCTTTGCCTCCTTGTACGGATTGCGCAGGCCGCTCATCGAGAACAGCTCGCAGTTAGGGGATGTCGCAATCCTGAGCGTTTCCGAATTGCTGAACACCTGCGCGAAGCGTGTCAGCAAGAGGTTCTGGTTCTTCGTGCCGGCCGGCTGGAAGAGCATGTCGGTGCCGAATGCCAACTTCGTGCCCTGCTCCTTCGCCCACGTCGCGACGCGCTGCCAGTGGCTCGTCGGTTCGGCTTTCGCCACCTGCGCTGGCGTGAGCGGGTTATCTCCGGCTGGAATGGCTGGAGGCTCAGCCACACGCTCTTCTCTGCCATCACCTTCAGCGATGACGCCACCGCCGAGCGCGACCGGCCGGTCGTAGTCCGGGCCGAAGTCGCCATGCCCCGCCGTCTGCGAAATGAGAGCGCCACTCGGGTAGACGCGCGGCCCGGGGATCACGCCGCTGTCGATCGCCTGCTTGAGGCCGAACGTCGGCCCGCCGGTGTCGCGGATCGTCGTGAATCCGCGCATTAACGTGCGCTGCGCTTCCGCAACGGCGTTGGCGTACATGAGTCCGGTGTCGGCGGCTTCCATGTTGGCCAGCGTGTTCGGCGCAAACACCATGTGCCAATGCGCATCGGTGAGTCCGGGAATGAGCACCCGGTCGTGCGCGTCGATCACCGTCGCGCCGTCGGGAGGTGCGACAGCACCCGAGGTGATGCTGGAAATCTTGTTGCCGCTGATCAGCACGCTGCCTGGCCTGAGCCGGCCCTTCCACCAGCGAGATGCGGCGCGAACCGCGCGCGACTCGCGGCAGTGCCAGCGCAGCCACCCCGCCTGTTATGGCGCCGATCGCGGCTCGCCTCGTCATGTCCATTGTCATGCGATACCTCACTGTGCGTTCGGGCTCAACGAATACCCGCCACGCCGTGTTCAGCAGCGCCGAAACATTTCGGCCTGTCCATGCCGTCCTCTCTACTCCGCCCGCCAGCCGAACCGTTGCAGCGACCAGACGTATCCATCGCCGCTGATTGCGCGTAATGCGATGTTGCTGACGGCGGCGAGCGGCGTTTCGAAGCGGAACCATTCCCAGGGAACCGAAGGAATGCCGAGCAGATGCGTGAGGAGTACGGAATTCGTGCCGCCGTGCCCGACGATTCCAATGCGGAGGGTGTGCGCTCTGGCCGGCGCGCTCCAGACCGTGAATTCGCCTTTCGTTTGTGGATGGACGCCGTAATGCGCCAGAACGGACTCGATGGCGGCGGTCACGCGGCCGTGAAATTCGTGAAACGACTCGCCGCCGGGATAGCCCGCCCAATGCTCCTTTAGCGGCCGGCGGGCGGCCGCGGCGAAGTAGGCGTCGACTTCCGTCTGCGAGGCGTACTGCAACACGGGCACGCGGATTTCTTCCAGACCGTCAACGATCTGCGGTGTAAGGTCCTGTTCTTTCGCGATGACGCCGGCGGTTTCCCGTGTTCGTTGCAGAGGGCTGCAGTAAAGTGCAGCCAATGGCCGTTCTTTCAGGTACGCGGCAACTCGCAGCGCCTGCCCGTTTCCGAACGATGTTAATCCAGGATCGCTTGCCGTTTCGAAGGCTCGATCCCAATCCGGCTCCGCGTGCCGTACCAGCACCAGTTCGACCGGCTGATTTTCGCGCACACGCGCTTCCCGCAGTTCCTGTGACATGACAAACCCCGATGAATCAGATAGACGCCAACCGTCCGCCATCCATGGGAATGATGGCGCCGGTGACGTAGCTTGCCTGTTCGGATGCGAGAAAAAGCACGACGCTGGCAACTTCCTCCGGCTTGGCCAGACGTCCGAGCGGAATCCGTTCTTCGTTGCGGCGCTGCGCTTCCGCTTCGGTAATGCCTTGTTTTTGCGCGTCGAGGCGAAGCGCTTCCTGCAGCCGTTCGGTCAGCGTGTTTCCGGGATTGACCGCGTTCACGCGAACGCCATATTTGCCGAGCGCGTTCGCCCATCCGGCGGTGACCAGCATGAGCGCCGCGTTGGCGGCTCCGCCGGACATGTGCATTGTCGATGCGGCCTTTCCGCCGAGCCCGATGATATTCACGATGGAGCCCTGCCGCCGCTCGATCATTCCGGCGCGGACGGCATCCATCGCATGGACGTACGTGAAGTATTTCGAATCCATTCCCTGGTGCCAGGCTTCCGAATCCAACTTTTCCCAGGGCCGGCGTTTCGCCGCGCCTGCGCTATTAATAAGGATGTCGATCGGACCGAGGAGCTTTTCGGTTTCCGCAACTGCAGCCAGAGTCTCCTTCGGGCTTGAGAAATCGGCGCGGGCAGTTACAACCTTGTGGCCTTCCCTGGCCAGGGCGCTCTTTGCCTGTTGCAGATTACCTTCACTGCGGGACGCGATCGATACCAGCGCGCCTTCGGCTGAAAAAGCGCGCGCGCAAGCGAGGCCGATTCCTTTGCTGCCGCCGGTGATGAACACAATTTTGTTTTCGAGTCCAAGTTTCATGATCACGAAATGTAGCATAATCCGCAGGGGAGATAACCTTGGCTCGCATCATTCTCGGAATCGGCACCTCGCACGGACCGATGCTATCGATCGCGCCCGAGTTGTGGCCGGAACGCGTCAAAGCGGACCGGACGAATCCGCAACACTTCTATCAAGGCCGGACCTATACGTTCGACGATCTGGTGGCCCGGCGCCGGAATGAAAATCTGGCGGCGCAATGCACGCCCGAAGTGCGCCGCGAACGGCATGAGCGATGCCGGCAGGCGATCCTGAAACTTGCGGATATCTTCGATCAGGCCAGGCCGGACGCCGCCGTCGTGGTGGGGAACGATCAGATGGAGGTCTTCACCAGCGAGCACGTGCCGGCCTTCGCGGTTTTCTGGGGCGGCTTTGTGGAAGGCATTCCACGCACGCCGGAGTTTCTGGCGAAACTGCCGCCGGGAATCGCATCTGCCGAAGCCGATCGAACGCCATCCGAATACACGCAGTACCCAACGCTGCCGGAGCTCGGACGGCACATCATCGAAAGCTCGATGCAGGAAGGCTTCGACGTCGCTCAGCTCACCAGGCTGACGACCGGAGAAATCGGCTCGAATGCCGTACCGCACGCCTGGGGTTTTGTTTACCGCCGCATCATGCGGGACAAGGTCGTGCCCCATGTACCGGTTTTCGTGAACACGTTCTATGCGCCGAACCAGCCGCCGGCCCTGCGATGCTTCAACTTCGGGCGGGCGATTGCCCGAGCCATCTCGTCATGGGCGCCACAGAAGACCGTTGCGGTGATCGCCTCGGGCGGTTTGACGCATTGGGTGCTGGATGAGCCGTTCGACCACATGGTGCTCGAGGCGCTGAAGCGCGCAGATGCCGCCGCACTGGCGCAAATTCCCGAGTCAATGTGGCAGGCCGGCACCTCGGAAATTAAAAACTGGATAACGGTGGCCGGCATTATGGCCGAGACACGCTTGAAGATGGATGTCGTGGACTATGTGCCGTGTTATCGGTCGGACGCCGGCACCGGCAATGCGATGGGTTTCGCGTCCTGGAGTTGATTGGCAATTTTCAATGGAAAGCAAGTTTGGCCTTCCGGTCTTCTTCGGCCTTGATCCCGGGGCCGTATAGCTGTTCGAAGAAGCCTTCCTTCACGAGACGCGCGACGATGCTGTTGTCGATGACGGAGCGAAAGTTGAATGCTTTCATCTGTGCCCCGACCTGAGCGTCCGAGGGATGATCGAGAATGTATTGCACCGCGGCCGTCAGGATGTACGGGACCCGTTCGTACGTGTTGATTTGCGAGTAATGGTCGTAGACGCGCTCCATGTCTGCCGGGTCCTGCTTGTCCCAGGCGAGATACGCCTTCACGGCGAAGGCCTTGTCATCATAGAAGCGTTTGATGGCCTCCGCGTGCGCTTTGATCAGCGCTTCGGGCAGCTTCGGGTTGGAAGCCACGAGGCTCTTCTTGAAGAGATAAACCGAGGGCGCATAGATGTCATCGTAGTCGCTGATATTGGCGAGGCTCTTATAACCTTCCTGTTCCAGCTTGAAATAAACCGGCGCGGTGATCATCGTCGCATCGACACGATTTGCCACAAGCGCGGCCGCGCGGCCGGTAACGTCGGTGCCGACGCTGAGCCATTGCACATCGCGCTGCGTCAGGCCGGCTTTGGCCAGAAGGCCGATCGTGTAGTTGTAGGGCGCGTCGCCGATCTGGCTCACACCGAGTCGTTTGCCTTTCAGATCCTTCATGCTGGTGATGGTCTTGTTCGCCATCAGCGCGAAAAGGCTTTTCTTGAAGGGACTGCCGACCATGACGAGGGATGCATCCTTCGAACTCGCCTGCATGGCCTGTTCGAGAGTGTACGGAGTCATCGCCGCTTCACCGCTGACGATCATCGCGATGCCCGCCGGATGCACACCGAAGGCCAGTTTCACGTCGTAACCATACTTGGCGTAGTAGCCGCCTTCTTTCGCAATGTATAGCGGCCAGACCTGCCCGGTGCGTGTGGGATAGTTGATCGTGATCGGCGTCAGTGGCTGCTGCGGCAAAGACACCAGGGTTGAAACACTCAAGACCAGCGCGGCGATAAA encodes:
- a CDS encoding SDR family oxidoreductase; the protein is MKLGLENKIVFITGGSKGIGLACARAFSAEGALVSIASRSEGNLQQAKSALAREGHKVVTARADFSSPKETLAAVAETEKLLGPIDILINSAGAAKRRPWEKLDSEAWHQGMDSKYFTYVHAMDAVRAGMIERRQGSIVNIIGLGGKAASTMHMSGGAANAALMLVTAGWANALGKYGVRVNAVNPGNTLTERLQEALRLDAQKQGITEAEAQRRNEERIPLGRLAKPEEVASVVLFLASEQASYVTGAIIPMDGGRLASI
- a CDS encoding protocatechuate 3,4-dioxygenase (extradiol catechol dioxygenase that catalyzes the oxidative cleavage of substituted catechols; part of the bacterial aromatic compound degradation pathway), translating into MARIILGIGTSHGPMLSIAPELWPERVKADRTNPQHFYQGRTYTFDDLVARRRNENLAAQCTPEVRRERHERCRQAILKLADIFDQARPDAAVVVGNDQMEVFTSEHVPAFAVFWGGFVEGIPRTPEFLAKLPPGIASAEADRTPSEYTQYPTLPELGRHIIESSMQEGFDVAQLTRLTTGEIGSNAVPHAWGFVYRRIMRDKVVPHVPVFVNTFYAPNQPPALRCFNFGRAIARAISSWAPQKTVAVIASGGLTHWVLDEPFDHMVLEALKRADAAALAQIPESMWQAGTSEIKNWITVAGIMAETRLKMDVVDYVPCYRSDAGTGNAMGFASWS
- a CDS encoding amidohydrolase family protein, which gives rise to MLISGNKISSITSGAVAPPDGATVIDAHDRVLIPGLTDAHWHMVFAPNTLANMEAADTGLMYANAVAEAQRTLMRGFTTIRDTGGPTFGLKQAIDSGVIPGPRVYPSGALISQTAGHGDFGPDYDRPVALGGGVIAEGDGREERVAEPPAIPAGDNPLTPAQVAKAEPTSHWQRVATWAKEQGTKLAFGTDMLFQPAGTKNQNLLLTRFAQVFSNSETLRIATSPNCELFSMSGLRNPYKEAKLGVIQSGAWADMLLVDEDPTQNIDLLRDFDRNLVVIVKDGVIWKNTLPRG
- a CDS encoding ABC transporter substrate-binding protein, coding for MRMFIAALVLSVSTLVSLPQQPLTPITINYPTRTGQVWPLYIAKEGGYYAKYGYDVKLAFGVHPAGIAMIVSGEAAMTPYTLEQAMQASSKDASLVMVGSPFKKSLFALMANKTITSMKDLKGKRLGVSQIGDAPYNYTIGLLAKAGLTQRDVQWLSVGTDVTGRAAALVANRVDATMITAPVYFKLEQEGYKSLANISDYDDIYAPSVYLFKKSLVASNPKLPEALIKAHAEAIKRFYDDKAFAVKAYLAWDKQDPADMERVYDHYSQINTYERVPYILTAAVQYILDHPSDAQVGAQMKAFNFRSVIDNSIVARLVKEGFFEQLYGPGIKAEEDRKAKLAFH
- a CDS encoding histidine phosphatase family protein: MSQELREARVRENQPVELVLVRHAEPDWDRAFETASDPGLTSFGNGQALRVAAYLKERPLAALYCSPLQRTRETAGVIAKEQDLTPQIVDGLEEIRVPVLQYASQTEVDAYFAAAARRPLKEHWAGYPGGESFHEFHGRVTAAIESVLAHYGVHPQTKGEFTVWSAPARAHTLRIGIVGHGGTNSVLLTHLLGIPSVPWEWFRFETPLAAVSNIALRAISGDGYVWSLQRFGWRAE